The stretch of DNA TCTGCTGATCGGAGACGAACAAATCCTCTGGATTTCGGCTTCATCAGACATGCCGACAAGGCAAAACCGATAGGAGAACCGAGTGCGGTTTGCAGCATCGGAATAATACGGGTGTCCATGCCGCTGATGAGGTAAAGATGCATATTATTCCTCGGCGCGCCAGGTTGGGAAGTATAACGCAGGATTACTTGGTGCGTCGGTTCCCCCAGCCTGCTGAAACCCGGTTTGGGAACGGCCCACAGGCCAACAGCCGGGTGATCGATCAGGTTCCGGCCAATGCCTTTGAGCTCGAAGCGAGGCCGTATCCCTGCATGTTGCAAATCGGTCGGGTTGCCCATCCCTGATCGGTTCAAAATTAATGGCGTATGAAGCGCGCCAGCGCACAAAATGACTTGCTTCGCGTAGAGATTCAAGGTTTCATGGTCGACGATCACTTCTACCCCATCGCATACATAAACGTTTTTCCAAAGCAGCTTATTTGCGTGTGCGTTCGCGAGAATTACAAGATTGGAGCGGCCTCTTGCCTGCTGCAGGTGTGTGGCAGCCGTGGACATGCGCGCACCATTGGATACATTTTTCGGAATCGGCCCAATCCCGTACGCATCAGGGCGATTATGGTCGGCGGTTATCGGGAATCCTTGCGCGATACAGGCCTCTCGAAAGCGTGCCTGCAAGGGAACAAGCTGGTCGGAGCCAGGGCGGTATATCGGTACCTGGCCGCTGTCGCCATGTATGGATGATGGGCCAAGCGGGTCTTTTTCCAATCCTCGAAAATATGGCAGCACAGCCGACCAGGACCATGACTCTCCGCAAGCAGCAGCCCATTCCTCGTAATCCTCCGGCAGCCCCCTGAGAGAAATGGCGCCGTTAATCGCGGAGGAGCCTCCTGTCACCTTGCCGTATGCATAGTCGAATATGGAAGCGGATGCGCCGCTGCTTTCTCCTAGGCCGCCTTTGACGTATGCCGGAATATGCCAATTGTATCCGTCCATAACGGGCCCGTTCGGGTTAAGAAGCGCTTGCGGCGTTTCAGCCTGACTGCTGTAATCCGGCCCTGCCTCAAGCAGCAGCACGCGGCATGCACGATCCTCGCTCAATCTGCTGGCCAGTACGGCGCCGGAGGACCCTGCGCCAACGATGATGACGTCGTATCGCTCTCTATCTGTTTGTTTTTCTTTATCTCGTAGCATGATTTCCCTCCGTTCCTGCAAATGGTGAAGCATGGAACTGGAGAACGCCCATGTTCCATGCTTCAAATAAAGCTATTTCAAGAAAGACGCTTCGAATGTGTGGTCAGGTTGCTCTGATCGTTGAGTTTCCCAAGCACGGATTAACGCTGCAATCTCTCGGGACATCTGCCCTTCAAGCAATGTGT from Xylanibacillus composti encodes:
- a CDS encoding GMC family oxidoreductase, which gives rise to MLRDKEKQTDRERYDVIIVGAGSSGAVLASRLSEDRACRVLLLEAGPDYSSQAETPQALLNPNGPVMDGYNWHIPAYVKGGLGESSGASASIFDYAYGKVTGGSSAINGAISLRGLPEDYEEWAAACGESWSWSAVLPYFRGLEKDPLGPSSIHGDSGQVPIYRPGSDQLVPLQARFREACIAQGFPITADHNRPDAYGIGPIPKNVSNGARMSTAATHLQQARGRSNLVILANAHANKLLWKNVYVCDGVEVIVDHETLNLYAKQVILCAGALHTPLILNRSGMGNPTDLQHAGIRPRFELKGIGRNLIDHPAVGLWAVPKPGFSRLGEPTHQVILRYTSQPGAPRNNMHLYLISGMDTRIIPMLQTALGSPIGFALSACLMKPKSRGFVRLRSADPLAAPYVVVNCLAEEEDKTALRAAVRQAWTLLQQPCMQAGTERILAWTEGLVQSDAALDQAIASFVRPGWHAVGTAKMGPVSDADAVVDPNGRVHGTENVYVADASIMPTIPSAPTHLTCMMIAEKMADHLRHGLPASKKSEEAEHAHRFM